DNA sequence from the Cucumis melo cultivar AY chromosome 6, USDA_Cmelo_AY_1.0, whole genome shotgun sequence genome:
GATGTTAACGTATAGAATGTTGAAACTTAAGAAGTAATAAACTAATCTCATAAGCTAGGAGAAATTATTCACAAACTTCAAGGTCTAACAATCCTTCATCAAGAGAAGTAGGTGGCATTTAGATTACAATAGAAAGAAATGAATTGATGCtcaaataggaaaaaaaaaaagggtaaatAAGAGATTTTTTTACAAGCATTAGAATATTAGCACATAATAATCAATATGTTAATCAGAAATAATTTTAATGGTTCGAGTCAGGATACAAAAATGGAGTCAAACATTACGAAAAAGATAATCCAGCTCACTTCTTTTGGCTACCAATCATAAAACGAGGTACCATGCCTATTGCATCTTCTTCTCCTTATTTAAGGGTAATGGTATCTTCCTTAAAACATTCTCATCAAGCTTCCTGTATTGCATCTGAGCATATCTATGTGTTACACACAACTTTTCATCGATGTGATCTTGGTATTTATCATACACTATAGGAGCTGAAAGACTGAGAAGGACCCCtgcaaaaatattttgataaaatgCATAAACTACAACAGCTACGATATTTGAACTGCTGATTACAAATAAATGAAGGCCCCACAAAACTCACCAATATAGACCAGTGTAAGAAAATTGAAGAAACTGCCAATGAATGACACAATCCATAGTGCAAGAGCAACCTGAAATCATGAATAATTAACACAAGCCCCAGCCACCACagacaaaaagagaagtgaTGATACCTTACCTGAAGAAAGAGCTTAAGGTTTCTGCCTATTGCAATATCACGTGCTATAGAAAGTGCAAAATTGATCCAAAATCGCAGTTCATTAGCAACCATTGAAACAGATTCCTCAGAAATTTCCAGATCAGGAAGCGGAGGTAGAGGTCTGAATCACAAAGGAAGGTAACTTTTACTCTACTCCATTTCATTTCAAACCTTGAGATTGTGAACATTTAATCAGAACTAACCTAAAACAATAAATCTAAGCCATATTAATTATTACCTCAGAAATTTTCCAACAAGTAGTTTGAAAAACGTTCGACTTTGTATggaaatatttatttgaaatccTAAAAATTACTAATATGCTAAGATTGATACGACGAAATGGGTCTCTAATAATGTATGTTATTTACTTTGATTCATCATCCATTTAAAAAACATCAACTCGACAAACTTTGACCCAAGAGACGGAGGTTATAAAATGAAACTATCTAAAGCACCGAAAGCTGGCAGAAGGAAGAGTCAAAATACCTATTGAGAAGGGAAGCAGATTTGGCCCAGAAAAAAAGAATGATGACAAGAAGCAATAGAACATTGGCAACAAAAGATAAGAAGTTGTAACCGGCTCTTTCAAACAGGTACCACAAAGCAGTTGCAGACGTTAGCATCACAACCCCACCAC
Encoded proteins:
- the LOC103496185 gene encoding reticulon-like protein B11, producing MVGSNSSRRISVHQALGGGHVADVLLWKKWCGGVVMLTSATALWYLFERAGYNFLSFVANVLLLLVIILFFWAKSASLLNRPLPPLPDLEISEESVSMVANELRFWINFALSIARDIAIGRNLKLFLQVALALWIVSFIGSFFNFLTLVYIGVLLSLSAPIVYDKYQDHIDEKLCVTHRYAQMQYRKLDENVLRKIPLPLNKEKKMQ